From the Triticum urartu cultivar G1812 chromosome 4, Tu2.1, whole genome shotgun sequence genome, the window GCGCTAAGCGCGTTATTCGCACCCTTAATGACCGTGTCTGCACGTTGCTCTTCCATTCCTACGTACCTCCTCGGTTCTGGCCGGACGCGCTTGCGACCGCCAGCCTTCTCATTAACATCCGCCCATGTCGTTCGCGCTGGAACTACACTCCTCACCAGCTCCTCTTCGGTGCGGTTCCATCTTATGATGGTCTTCGCATTTTTGGGTGTCTCTGTTATCCTAGCACCGCGTCCACTGCTCCTTACAAACTTGCACCATCATAAGAAATAAAATGAGAGAATTTGCACTCTAACTATTTGCACTCTAAaacatgtctatatacatccgtatatGATAGTCAtatgaaatctctagaaaggcaaacaTTTAGTAACGGAGGGACTATATAGTACCGTTTATGCCCACACAAAAATTAGTGAAACAATGGCAACTGTTTAAGAATTTAAGAATAGAAGATAATGACCTTTGGCAACAGACTGTGCAGGTGATTGCCAACTCTGGGAAGGTCGGTGTGAACGGCCCAAGATCCCCTCCTTCCCGAAGAACTCAAGTGGAGGAAGTTCTAATTATTGATTAAGCTGACTATGATCTTCGTGTGTGCTAATGTAAGTTGGCCATGATTTTTATTTGACTGTGTGTATACCTGCCCACAGCGTATCATCATCGTTGCACACATGTTTATGTTGCGGTGCATGTTCACCGACCGACTGATCTATTTGCATGTGTAGGTCTTTGAACCGAGTATAGATTAATGGTGAACCGACGGCTTCGTGTCACGTCTCAAGGCAGGCTAAACGAGGACTTTAACATGAACCAagcgcgcgcgcgcgcgtgtaTGTGCTACTCATATGTAGGACCTGGTGTTGGTTTGGTGCGGTGCAATGCAACCCCGGATAGGCAGATAGTCAAAGCCGCGAGCTCTATACCGATCATCATCCTACGTAGGAGCTAAAAACAATTGTAGCATGCGTGTGCATCCTCACACGCTTTTCCTACTTTCATAGATGGCCCTCCCTTTTTGATTTGGAACGCGAGACTTGCACACAAGGACCTAGTACTAACTACAGTATTTACATTGTCGTAGTCAGGGTGGTTACTTGCACACGTTTCCTTGTCTATGAAGAAAAACCTCATCTGGTGCACATACGCGCATTTACAAACTATCCCGAATTGAAAACCTGCTATTACAAGCATTACAAGCATTACAAGACAAGACGACACCGGGACTGTTAAGCAGAGTAGAGTGGAGTAGAGGTACCGTTGTTGTACACTTAAGATATATACTTGttccgtttcaaaatagatgactcaattTTATACTAATTTTACAAGCAATCTCAAGCAGACAAAAAAAATTAGAGATATTCGTTCATTATTCCATAGAAGAATCGCTTTGCTTCTGGAACCGCGAGTAATCCCCTCGGAATATTCAGGTCTTTGTCTAGCTCACAAGTTAACCTGTACTACGTGTTCTCTGACGCTTTCTTCCACGACGACTTGCTTTCGAGACAGACGACGTACCGGGTTGGAGTGGTTACAAGCTTAGATTAATCGACCAAATGACGCGAGTTttaataagtttaaaaaaaagTGAAGTTGTTTCCCGAAAcacgagaaaaagaaaacgaaatCAAACGGCGGCAACCCCGACCCGACTCGCAGCCTCGTCTCAAAAGCAGCaccaaaaagaaaagaaacactCCAGGTTTGAATTGAACAGCGTGTGGCGACCGTTTCCCACGTGTCCCTTTCGGCTTCGTCTCCACGCGCTACCTCCTCCAGTCTCTATACATAAGACCCAGCTAGCAGCTCATCAGCTCACACTCTCCTCCCGTCTCGTTTCCCCGATCGAGCTTCAGTCACACACCTCACAGCCGAGGCGACCCAGCACCCCCACCCATGGCGGACCGCGTCCACCCCGCGCCGCTGCTGCCGCTCTCCACCCCACCCGCCCCGCCACCCGACAACAGCGACGCGGCCGCGGAGAACACCCCGCTGCGCTCCACcacagcggcggcggcgccgggcgcgTCGTACATCGTGCATGTACCCAAGGACCAGGTGCTCCGGGTCCCGCCCCCGGACCGCGCGCGCAGGTACCGCAAGCTCGCCGCGCGGCCGGCGCGGCGCCGCATGCTCCGCCGCGCCTGCTGCGGCGCGTGCTGCGCGCTCCTCCTCCTGCTGCTCCTCGCCGCCGCGTTCGTCGGCGCCGTCTACCTCGCCTTCCGCCCCCGGGCGCCCTCCTTCTCCGTCACGTCCCTCTCCGTCGCCGGCCTCCTCGACGCCTCCCCCGCGCGGCTCGATGCCGCCGTGCGCGCGGACAACGGCGCCAACAGGAAGGTCGGCGTGGACTACCGCGCCGGCGGCGAGGTCAGGGTCTCCTACTCCGGCGTCCTCCTCGCCACGGGCCGCTGGCCGGCCTTCTACCAACCGCCGAGGAACGTGACGCTCATCTCCATGCCGCTCACCGGGAGGGACGGCCTGGCCCTCACGGACGACCAGAGGGCGCGGCTGGCGGAGCAGGCCGCGGCGGGCGCCGTGCCGCTGACGGTGGAGGCGCGGGTGCCGGTGCGGGTGAGGCTCGGGAAGGTGCTGCGGACGTGGACCGTGGACGTGTGGGCGCGGTGCGAGGTCACGGTGGACAGGATCGACGGCGAGACCACGGCCGCCAACCGGGGGTGCACGGTCAAGGCCAAGCCGctctggtggtggtggtgatCGCCGGGGCCAGGGCGGCGTGAACCAAGCACGGAGGCTCTTTGATAAGATCACGGAATCCAATTCGATTATTACTGCCGGTGAAGTGGATTAATTCGTGTGATCTGGAGGATTTTTGTGTGGGGTGCATGCAAATAGTACAATCAATCAGCAGAGCATTCTGACCAGTTGTAGATGCATGTATGCTTCTTCTTGCATAAAAATAAACTACATGTCGATGAATCCCTGGTACAAAAACCAGTCATTTGTCATTGTCATTTTACAATTACGGTTGGGGCTGTCCACGTTCATGTAACTGCGGTAGCTGAAACTTCTAACACTGTTTTGTCAGCAGTGGATAGCGAAAGCCTCCTTGGTACGACTTAAACCTCACCAACAACGCGAAAATTGATTATCTATGCTCCGTTGTTTGGAAAATAGTGGAGCCTGAGTTGTGCGAAAAGAGCGTCGCAATCTAACCATTGCCTACGTATCTATCATCTGACTTCGCCCGCCAGTTTCTCAAAGTCTAAATCCAAAGGCGCGTGCGGGGCAGCTGTATTTATACATCACAAGAAGACCATCGAATGGACTTCTTTTTCTAAATAGTCATGTTTTTTTTTCGTCACAATTATAAAAGAGAATACTCTCTCGAACTCGGGATCAAACAATGCACATGGTCAATAAACCAAACAAAACCTTTCAAACTTGCAACTGCATCAGCATCAGCAAGTGAAAATGCAAATCATGGGGATGAGGCCATCCAAAATCTCCCGTCAGGCCACTTCATTTACGACATATATTAAATATTGATTGTCTATTATTAAACACGTAACCATCTGTTCCGGTTTATAGGATCAATtcaaaatctcaccaaccaagacATATGGAAAATGATGGAATACTTTTTATTATTTGCAAAAGTACACaactaatactccctccgttttagtCTACAAGTCCTACGCGTATAACTAGGTTGCCAATTTTATCATCTTAAttaatataaactatataacacaaaaaaTATATCTTTTGAAAATAGAAACTCCGAAGTTTATAttggtatattttttgtaatatatgattTGTATTAGGTTGACCAAATTGACGATCTAGGGATACGAGCACGCCATGTAAACTGAGAGAGAGGGAGTAGGCTCTTTCTCTAAAAAAAATGTGTTTATCAATGTATTAATTGCAATGTATGCATGCGTGACCAATAAATGACAAAAACTTTTACATGCATTGGTGACTTTTACTCttaggctggtcgtaatggtagtatcataaCTAGTAttatgcatgccaactaggcaattttgatgacgTGTCATAATATTAAATGAAGAAAAAAAGGGTGgggtatcatatcatgataccgtatcataataaatgctatgctactttgtgtcatgcatggcaataaatagagtactacatgatactaatatgtgatactatgcattagggaggtagtatcatacactagtatcatatgcatgatactagtatatgatactccccgttacaaccagccttaggctggtcatagttgGAAGTAACTTACACTGATTTAGATGTAGACTCACAGAATACTCATTATATGCCGGAACTTTTACATGCATAGTCTATGTTATCACCTTCGTAATGTGTAGTAACATAATGTATGTGTGGTATCATGCAAAGCTTTATTTATTTAGATGTAGATTCATTTTATCTCTGAATGTATTATGTTACCATAAACATCTCTCTTTTTGTTAATTGCTTGTCACATAAGCAAATTCGCCTTGGGGTGTGTTAAAACTTCTAAAACTGTTTTGTCAGCAATGGATGGCGAAAGCCTCCTTGGTACGACTTAAACCTCACCAACAACGCGAAAATTGATTAATCTATGTTTCGTTGTTTGGGAAATAGTGGAGCCTGAGTTGATTTTGGTCGTATGCGAAAAAAGCGTCGCAAATTAACCATTGCCCACATATCTATCATCTGACTTCACCGTCGGTTTCTCAAAGTCTAAACCCAAAGGCGCGTGCGGGGCAGCTGTATTTATACGTCACAAGAAGACCATCGAATGGACTTCCTTTTCTAATAGTCTTGTTTTCTTTTCGTCACAATAATGGAAGAGAATACTCTCTTGAACTCGGGATCAAACGATGCACATGGTCAATAACCAAACAAAAACTTTCAAACTTGCAGCTGCGTCAGCATCAGCAAGTGAAAATGCTCATCATGAAGACGAAGCCATCCAAAATCTCCCGTTAAGCCACTTTAAGCCACTTCATTTACGACACCTATTAAATATTGATTGTCTATGCAAACACTAAGCCCTCCCTTCCGGTTTACAGGCTCGATTCAAAATCTCACAACCAAGACAGACTGCAAATGGTGGAATAATTTTATTACTATATGCAAAAATCCTCTCTTTATTTTGTTTCCACGAGAAAAAGGCCTTATATGAAGAAAGAACAGATTAATTGGGAGGCGCGGCAGTCAATACAGAGTAGAAGACAACGTTTGGAACGCTTGTACCAGATGCCAACGGCGCCATGACGTCCAACCCTACCACTTTCATAAAAGGGCAGCACCAGACTCGCGAAGGAGCATCGCCTAGGGTTGGTATTCTCTCAGGTCCTATCTAGCACTGATACAATACTACGTACACCGAACATTTGTTTTatctagaaacgagaaataaaactacgttgagGGTATAAAAGGATAGGTTTGCTTATTAATAAAAATACAAATACAATATAATATAAGTTAGGCGACCCCTAAATAAAAATACAATATAATACAAGTAGCAAGTGTGGAATAGTGGTATGGTGTGCAAAATTGTCCCTAGGCTCCATTTCTCGTAAACCCGTGTTACCGTTTACATTTCTCTCGAGTTTTTTTTACTTTAAATTAATGGTTCACATTGGTAGACATCGAGTAGCCATTTTTTCGTGAAAAGTTTTTCTTATCATGGCGAATTGTGTAGAACATGATATTCAGTACAATATGCAATTAGTGTGTAGTGTGTAGTGCGAGATTTATATTCAACAATTTGTCATGGCCATTTGTCCTCCTGCAAGTAGTTTGTAGTGCAATTTTGTAAACTTGCCATGTGACCAGTACATACAAACTCTAGCTTTGCCATGAGTCATGAATAATTTTCTTTATAGATTTTGCCATGAATCAAAAGTATATACTGCTGAGCACTATTTTGCCATAGCAAAAAAGACTTCATAGCTTTTGTCATGCCTCTAATATAGTTTGTGCCTTGTCACCACTACAACTTTTGCCGTGTCATGTACATATTTTTTAGAGGTAATATCACCAGAAATCATAGAACTTGCGTCGTATGTTTAGTTTTGTGCTAGAACTTTGAAATTATGATTTTGTGGTCGCCTAACTTGACTCAGGCGTGCAGATACGGTCATAGTACCCGTATGCGAGTGTATCTATGTGTATGGACCCACTTGTCGGTGAGTGATGGAGCTGGGCATGACATATTTTTACAAAAAAAGccctcatatttttttatttgcgAAAAAGTCAACTACTACAACACATTTTATATGAAAAACTAAGGAGAAAAAAGAAAACAAGGAACCCTCGGGCTCGAACACACGACCTTCTCTTTTAACACAAAACGCTTTAGCCTTTTCACCACCAGTTAATTCTGTCTAATTTCCATAACGAGCTCCTATGTACTCAAAAGTGGCGCATGTGAAGCTTAATTGTATTGCATATATTTCTGCCCATTTTGGACGCGGTACTTTTTTAAAGATATTTGTAAAACATGTGTGTTATATAAATGTGTTTGTTAcatatttttctcctgtttttaTATAAATGGCTTTACCCCTAAAAACCATTTACTAAATATGTTATAAACCTTGAGTATTATATAAACTAGTGTGTTATATAAATTGGTGTATCACATATTTTGTTTTCATAATTATAATTCAAAAATTATGTAAATTATAAAAACATTTCAATAATTATACGCACATTTGTGTAATTTGATTTTCGCATGATTAAAAATATTCATAATTTTAAATTTAAACTATTAATATGGACATTGAGTCGTTGCTAATATTTAACTTATATAATTGTTTCTGAATATAAGtcatgagtaaaaattataaacaAGTGAATATTCATAAATATTTAGTAAATGGTTGTATTCATCATTTTGTATAGTTTAAATATAAGCCACAAGTTTGTAATTTTTGGATTCATTAAACATATTTATTTAGTAAACATTTTCAATGTCCATGTTAACTAAATATATTTTATATAATACACATGTTTATATTTAAATGTTTTTATTTACTAATCATGGTTTGTTTGTATAGTATTTTAACACACAAATATTTGAACTTAATTTTAATACTCATGGTTTCAAATATCTTAAATGTACTTATTACTTACGTTTTACCAAATATTTCATATATGATACACATGCTTATATTTACTAATCATCATATGTATGTATAATATATTTAACACGTAAATATTTGAACATAACTTTATTACTTTTTTTACAGATACCTTAAAAAATAGCGCGTGCAAATGGGCCGCAGTATATGCAGGCCATTTAAGCTCCGCATGTGTTGTCTTCAATTCAAAAAAAAGTTAACTTCCTCGAAATCAATATATAAGTTAGTTATCGGTTTTAGACATATTAACCTGGAGGTTGTAGTGGCTAGATCGTACCGTGTTAAAACTGTTGTTTGCAAGTTTGAGTCCCAGCGACCTTGTTTTTTTTGTCAATTTACGCCAAATATGTGTCGCGGTGGTTGACTTTTTTCGCGTACCGTGACCGTATCTGAATGCTTGAGTCAAGTTAGGTGACCACAAAACTGTATTTTTAAAGTTCTAGCACCAAACTGAAGATGCGATGCAAGTTCTGTGACTCATGGTGATATTACCTTTTTTTACCATGGCAATTTTTGGTAATCTATTTCCCATGCCAAAAAAGATTTTATAGCTTTTGCCATGCCTCTAATATAGCTTTTGCCATGTCTAAAACTTTTTGCCTTGCCATAAACACATTATTTACCATGAAATTGCTAAGCTGTTTGCCATGGCAAAAAAAAATTAGCACTGTTTTGCCATTGCAAAAAATTTAGCACTgtttttgccatggcaaaaaaaTATTTCATAGCTTTTTTCCATGCCTATAATACTGCTTTCGCCATGTCACCACCACAACTTTTACCATGCCATACACATATTTTTTTACCATGGCAGATTTGCTAATCTATTTGCCCTGCCAAAAAAGATTTTATAGTTTTTCCCATGCATCTAATATAGCTTTTGCCATGTCACCAGTACAACTTGTTGCCATGCCAAAAAAGTTTTAGCACTGTCTTATCTTGTAAGAACAAATCCCTAAAAATTGCCACTTTTTCATAAAATGTACTCTATAGACCATGGCAAATTTATCCCATACATAATGGGAAATTTAGATCACACACCATGGTAAATATAGTTTTTTAACGGATTGTGGTAATCTATCACATTTTTGGAACCATGGCAATTTTGAATTTTATGGGCATGGCAAATTTTGTTTGGTCCATAAGCAATTTCATGTTTGTTTTGCCACGGGTATTTTGTGTGTGTTGAGTATGAAAATGCTATAGCACATGCAATAGATTTTTCCATACTACATGGCAAAAAAATCCTAGACCATGGTAAACTTAGTAAACAGAACATGGCAAATATGTTGCAATTTTACCATGGCATTTTTTCTGATCATGGTAAATTTTCTTGTTCTTTTTCATTACAAAAACCATGTGTTTCTTGTCATGGATATTCTTGTGATCAGTACAAAAATGCCATAGCACATGCAATATATTTGCCATTGATATAAACTAAGTTTTGCCATGTATTTTTTCTAACTTTTTTGCAACACAAATTAAATTTTACTGTAAACTTTGAATAGCATACTGCCATGTGCTAAAAAAATGGCTACTTTTGGGGGAAAATAATTTTCAAAGATCAAAAGCTAAAAAGTAGGAAAAAAGTTGACAAAGTCATGTTGCATGTATCTATTGATATGATGGCAAAAAAGTATGCAGCATTTAGTTTGCCAGGACAAAACACTTTCGAAAACAATTCCATGGCAAGCACTTTTGCCTTGCCATTTTGCCATGTCTTTTTTGTAATATGTTTTTCCTATATTTTTTAGTAGAAAATATATGTTTTTCTCTATCGCAGTGGCCTTTTTTATTTTTGGGCCGACTGGTTCGTGTCTGTTGGGCCAGTAGAAATAGATCGCATGAAGAAATCGTTCGTTATGAACTCCTTCCTTGCGCCAATGATGTCGTTCGATTTGATCGATATCTCCCGCAAACGTTTCCTTTCCCTAGTTTTCGTAAAAAAAAAACTTTTTCAGTGGGTCCGCTGTTAGATATTTTCGCTCTTtcagttttttttcttctttcaGACGGGCACTCTTGTGTGGTTGACCGGCGCTGTCGCCGCCGTCCACAAATGACACGGCACCATTTGCCGTGTGCCGTGACACGACTTGCTTTCTTTCTCTGGCGGTGGCGGCCTCTCACCCCGTCTCCGGCATGGACGTCCTGGCGCCGCTGTCCCGCGCGCATATCGGCTCGCCGGCCGCGGCGGCCGCCTCCGCTCGCCCATACGTTCTTCATCGTTTCAACCGGAGGACCATCCGCCGGCGAGGCGCCGGCCTGCGCTGCCGCCGGCGCCTGCTCAGCGCGCGGGGAGAGCGCCCGGCTCCGGATGACGATGAGGACGACGGGGAGGTGGCTGGGTTCGACGCAGCGGTGGCGCTATTCAACGGCGGGGAGTACCACGCGTGCCACGACGTGGTAGAGGAGCTCTGGTACAGCGCCGAGGACCCCGGCCGGACGCTCCTCCACGGCGTCCTCCAGTGCGCCGTAGGCTTCCACCACCTCTTCAACCAGAACCACCGCGGCGCCATGATGGAGCTCGGGGAAGGCCTCTGCAAGCTCCGCCGCCTGCGCCTGGAGGACGACGGCGACCAAGGGCCCTTCTCTCGATTCCGGGACGAGGTCGCCGCCGTGCTCAGCTTCCTCTACCGCACCCAGAAGGAGCTCGCGGCATGTACGTCATCCTCATCCACCACGATCGAGTTTACTTAATTGATTTGAACCTGCCAATTCCGATGAAGCTATGGCGCATCGATCAGGTAACGACGAGCTGTGCTTGGCCATGGATGGCTCCGCGACCTCGTACCAGCTGCTCGGCGACTTCGCTGCCGGGCAGCGGCTGTACCGGCAGGGAGTCGACGCGGACGGCGTCCCGAGCATTCTCTTCTCCGGCCGCTCATCCGGCGACTACCTCGCTCCTCCACGCACGGTGAAACTTCCATCGCTACACGCCACGGAGCAGCACCTCGCGGCGCTCCAGCGCGCGCACGAGTACTCGTAGCTAGTAGTTCCATTTTTGTTGTATACTCGTAGCTAGGTAGCCAGCCAGATGCAACAAATTCGATGAAACTTTGTAAACAAAAAAAATTCCAGGGCAATCTGATACTACTCGTTTATTTTCTGAATGGAGTAGAACAAGCCACGCCACGTAATCCACGTGAAACGTTGATCTGTGCCAAACTTCACTTTCGCATTCGAAAATATGGTACTCCGTCCGGTCTATAATGTTGACATGTTTGACTTTAAAAAAACAACACTACATTTTTGAATGAAAAGAGTATTTTAAATATAACTAGGAAaatggcccgtgcgttgcaacgggaataCAATCGTCCCTTGATTGATATCTTTTTTTTGCCTTACCAGGATCCATCCTAGCCCCACAATGAAGCCTGACTGTTCCCGTAAAAAAAAATGAAGCCTGACTGTCACCATGATGATAGGGCATGACAGTCTGTCTCGAGAATCCTCGGAATCGGATAGACCTAATGCGACCATGGCCTCCTACTACACATCTGCCCAACATCCTTGCCAAGGCCCAGATGACGGGCATCCTCCCTTGTTGTGTTAGTCGAGGCCGGCGGCCGGCCAATGGCACTGTCATTGCGTGTGCGTTGCTATAGAAAAAAAATGTGTCTAAAGTTTTTATCTTGCGGACTATATCTAAAGGGGAGATTCAAAAGAGAACGATGTGGCTCACGTACCCACGTCATTGTATCTGAAGTTTCTATTTATTCGGGATGGCGCAGGAACACATTCACTAACGAAAGTATAATCTAATTAGTAGCAAGGCACTCGGTATCATCAGTTTGCGTTTTTCTCCAAGTAGCATAGAAACACATCCCATAACCATAATATAATacaggacggagggagtatgttgtAATCAATAGCAAGCAATTAGTTTGGTTACTATCAATTCTCTATGTTGTTCTTACCTTATACAACATGACCTTTTTTCAGAAAATGATACTTGGGGAATCTCATAAAGCTTCTAGATTGCAGCCATTGAACCGATCAACCGAAGGGCTTATGTAAGTTATTACTGTAAAATAAGTCTCAGTCCTGAGAAGAATTCACTTTGAACACATTTCTCTCAGACGGATAGAACAATCCTTGATAACCTATGCCAGTAAGGAAAAATTACTGTATTGAAAAGACCACTCATGCTCCTTCCTCTCACATTAAGTTCAGGCCTCTAACAATCACCGATCTTTGACTAATCATTCTGAAGTAATACAACTTTAACTTAAAACATGAAGAGCAATGGTGTTGTCGCTGCTGAACATGACATCTCCCACTGTTTTGTGTTTTTCCAGTCTACTTGTGCCCACTTCTTCCTCTAAATAGAAATTTGTCAGTGTGGCTCTCTGTATGTCTAATAGAATGCAGCCAATAACTACATGTGTCGGTAATTAATCATGATGTTACCTAAAAAAAGTAGTTAGTCCATTAAATCTCCACCGTGTGTGTCAAATTGCTGAACATGAAGCCTGTCCATCTGTACCTACAAAATAGCTAGAACATCGGTCAGTGAAATTTAAGGAAGATGGTGACGAGCTTCCTAGACTTGAGCTGCTGGGAGATCCCACAGCTAGAGCTCAACGACTCCAGCAAGTCACTATTCCGGAATGTGATTGCGTTCGAGCGGACGTACACGTACCTGAATACTATCTTTTATGATTCTGAATCTTCACAGGAGAGGATTAGTGACATACAAACAATTTGCCTTAATTCTTGAAGACAATGTTAATCGGATTCTCATGTTGAGGAACCATCTTCAGGTACATTTTCTTCACAATCTGCTTGATAGGCCTATATTGATAAAGTGTGACCATCAGCTACATTCACCTCAACATAACTGAGAAGAGAAATATTTTTATGACGGAGAAGAAAATAATGATTGATAGAAACCTATCCAACCATGAATAGCTCAGATTAGCTATTTATAATTTATATATACTACAGTCAAAAATCATAATTTGATCAAAACATAACTTCATCCAAGATTATGTCACAATGGATTGCTATAAGTCCACCAACGAATTTCGGATTTAGGACCAAACTTTCTGCCAGAAGTCAGCCACAATACTGTGCACCAATTTATGccaacaatgtgtgtgtgtgtgtgtgtatacaACATTGATAGATTAATCTTAAGAAATAATCTACTGCTAGGTGTATGTAGTTTATACCCAGAAAGATATGAAACCTACAGGACACAgcaaatgctgaagaaaatgaagaGTGATGAAATTCTAACAATTTGCAAACATCCGCAATAGGTCCTTAGTCAACATGAACTTAGTAATTCTACAATTAGAAAAATGCAGGATAGTCTGCTGCAGCCAGAATAGTAAAAGGAACTTGGATTATTCATGTAATGAATCTTCTAGAAATTGGCTGCAAGAGACACAATCACCAAACAACAGTTTAACAAGAATTATTTCTGTGCAAGTCTAAAGATATATTTAATGGCTCTTACACAGTTAACttggtcttctagaaattggctGCAAGAGACACAATCACCAAACAACAGTTTAACAAGAATTACTTCTGTGCAAGTCTAAAGATATATTTAATGGCTCTTACACAGTTAACTTGGTTGCACAGATAATTACATAGTAGACTATATATGTTGAAGAAACCATGAGCATCGAGATGGCATATAAATTCTTATGTTATGGCATCGCTGATCATCAGTGCTCATTAGGCTCTATACTTATCAAGTCAATGCACAGGAAGAAAAATCAAAAGCATAGCCATGCATTCGCACCATATTTTAGACCAGATGAAAAGAGGAAAGCATGCTTGTTACCTACATGAAAT encodes:
- the LOC125553665 gene encoding NDR1/HIN1-like protein 13; the encoded protein is MADRVHPAPLLPLSTPPAPPPDNSDAAAENTPLRSTTAAAAPGASYIVHVPKDQVLRVPPPDRARRYRKLAARPARRRMLRRACCGACCALLLLLLLAAAFVGAVYLAFRPRAPSFSVTSLSVAGLLDASPARLDAAVRADNGANRKVGVDYRAGGEVRVSYSGVLLATGRWPAFYQPPRNVTLISMPLTGRDGLALTDDQRARLAEQAAAGAVPLTVEARVPVRVRLGKVLRTWTVDVWARCEVTVDRIDGETTAANRGCTVKAKPLWWWW
- the LOC125551007 gene encoding uncharacterized protein LOC125551007 — protein: MDVLAPLSRAHIGSPAAAAASARPYVLHRFNRRTIRRRGAGLRCRRRLLSARGERPAPDDDEDDGEVAGFDAAVALFNGGEYHACHDVVEELWYSAEDPGRTLLHGVLQCAVGFHHLFNQNHRGAMMELGEGLCKLRRLRLEDDGDQGPFSRFRDEVAAVLSFLYRTQKELAACNDELCLAMDGSATSYQLLGDFAAGQRLYRQGVDADGVPSILFSGRSSGDYLAPPRTDPS